CTCGCGCTGCGACCGAGCGTCATCATCTGCGACGAGCCGGTCTCCGCGCTCGACGTGTCGGTGCAGGCGCAGGTGGTCAACCTGCTCGGCGACCTGCAGAAGGAGTTCGACCTCTCCTACGTGTTCGTCGCGCACGACCTGTCGGTGGTGCGCCACATCTCCAACCGCGTCGCCGTGATGTACCTCGGCAAGCTGGCCGAGATCGGCAACGAGCACGAGATCTACGAGCAGCCCATGCACCCCTACACGCAGGCGCTGCTGTCCGCCGTACCCGTGCCGGACCCGACGCTGCGTGGCAAGCGCGAGCAGATCATGCTCGAGGGAGACCTGCCGTCGCCGGCCAACCCGCCCTCGGGCTGCCGCTTCCGCACCCGCTGCTGGAAGGCCCAGGACATCTGCGCCGAGCAGGAGCCCCCGCTGGCGCCCCACGGCGCCGCCGGCCAGCTGGCCGCCTGCCACTTCGCCGAGCACCGCGACGTCGTCCACGCCACCCAGTAGGGCGTTGGGGCTGCCGGTTTCACTAGGTACCTAGTGAAACCGGCGCTTCCCGAGCGAAGTTTCGCTCGGGAAGCGCCGGTTTCGTGCGGGAAGCACTCCCGTCGTACGTCGCTCAGCTCACCTTCGGGCTCGCCGCCGGCTCGTTGACCGGCGGGGCGCTCGGGGCCGGCTTGGCGTCGACCCCGGCCTCCTTGCGCTGCTCGGGCGTGATCGGCGCCGGCGCGGCCGTCAGCGGGTCGTAGCCGCCACCGCTCTTGGGGAAGGCGATGACGTCGCGGATCGAGTCCGCCCCGGCGAGCAGCGCGCAGATCCGGTCCATGCCGACCGCGATGCCGCCGTGGGGCGGCGCGCCGAACTTGAAGGCGTCGAGCAGGAAGCCGAACTTCTCCTGTGCCTCCTCCTCCGTCAGCCCCATGACCGCGAAGACCCGCTCCTGGACGTCGCGTCGGTGGATACGGATCGACCCGCCGCCCAGCTCGTTGCCGTTGCAGACGATGTCGTAGGCGTAGGCCAGCGCGTTGCCCGGGTCGGTGTCGAACGTGTCGAGGAACTCCGGCTTGGGACCCGTGAACGCGTGGTGGACCGCGGTCCACGCGCCGGCGCCGACGGCGACGTCACCGCTGGCCACCGCCTCGGAGGCGGGCTCGAACATCGGGGCGTCAACGACCCACGTGAAGGCGAAGCCGGTCTCGTCGAGCAGGCCGGTGCGGCGACCGATCTCCAGGCGCGCGGCGCCCAGCAGCGCCCGCGAGGACTTGGGCGCGCCCGCGGCGAAGAAGATGCAGTCTCCCGGTGCGGCGCCGACGTGGGCGGCGATGCCGGCCTTCTCCTCGTCGCTGATGTTCTTGGCCACCGGGCCGGTCAGCTCGCCGTCCTCCTTGACCAGGAGGTAGGCCAGTCCGCGGGCGCCGCGCTGCTTGGCCCACTCCTGCCAGGCGTCGAGCTGCTTGCGCGGCTGCGAGGCCCCGCCCGGCATGACGACCGCGCCGACGTACTCGGCCTGGAACACGCGGAACTCCGTGCCGGCGAAGAACTCGCCGCACTCGACCAGCTCGAGGTCCATGCGCAGATCGGGCTTGTCGCTGCCGAAGCGACGCATCGCCTCGGCGTAGGTCATCCGCGGGATCGGGCGCTGGATGTCGACGTCGATGGTGCGCCACATCGCGACCAGCACCTCCTCCATCAGCTCGATGACGTCCTCCTGGTCGACGAAGGACATCTCGATGTCAAGCTGGGTGAACTCCGGCTGGCGGTCGGCGCGGAAGTCCTCGTCGCGGTAGCAGCGCGCGATCTGGTAGTAGCGCTCGATGCCGCCGACCATGAGCAGCTGCTTGAACAGCTGCGGGCTCTGCGGCAGGGCGTACCAGCTGCCCGGTCGCAGCCGCGCCGGCACCAGGAAGTCGCGGGCACCCTCGGGGGTCGAACGCGTGAGCGTCGGGGTCTCCACCTCGGTGAAGCCACGGTCGGCCAGCACATCGCGGGCGGCCTTGTTGACGGCGCTGCGGAGCCGGATCGCGCGGGCGGGCGCGGGACGGCGCAGGTCGAGGTAGCGGTGCGCCAGGCGCGCCTCCTCCCCCACGTCGACGTGGTCGTCGATGGGGAACGGCAGCGGCGCCGAGCTGCCGAGGACCTCCACGTCGCTGGCGATGACCTCGATGTCGCCGGTCGGTAGGTTTGGGTTCTGATTGCCCTCGGGGCGCGCGGAGACCTCCCCGGTCACCTTGATGCAGAACTCCGAGCGCAGCTGGTGGGCGACGGCCTCGTCGCGGACGACGACCTGGACGACGCCGCTGGCCTCGCGGAGGTCGAGGAAGGCGACCCCGCCGTGGTCGCGACGACGGGCCACCCACCCGGCGAGGGTGACGGTCTGGCCGACGTGGTCGGCGCGGAGGGCGCCGGCCTCATGGGTGCGGATCAACGAACTGCTCCTTCGGAGGTTGCTGCGTGGGTCGAGACGACGTGGGGGCGGAGGTCCTGGGCCGGTGGGGCCCAGGTGCCGGGATCGGCGTCGGCCTGGTCGCCGCTGCGGATGTCCTTGACCTGGTGGGCGGCGCCGGGCTCCCCCGGAGCGGCCGGGAACCACACGAACGGGATGCCGCGCCGCTCGGCGTACCGGATCTGCTTGCCGAAGCGCTGCGCGGAGGCCGCGACCTCGGTCGGGACGCCACGCGCGCGCAGGGCGGTGGCGACCGCGTCGGACGCCTCCCGGGCGCCCTCGTCGGCGACGGCGACGAGCACCGCGGAGGGCACCTTGCGGCTGCCGGTCACGTCGCCGCGGGCGAGCAGCGGCACGAGCACGCGGCTGACGCCGAGCGAGATGCCCACCCCCGGGTACGTCGTGCGCCCGTCGTCGGCCAGGGCGTCGTACCGGCCGCCGGAGCAGATGGACCCCAAGCCTTCGCTGCCCTCGAGACGGGTCTCGAAGACGGTGCCGGTGTAGTAGTCGAGCCCGCGCGCGATCGAGAGGTCGGCGACGACCTGGACGCGCTCGGAGACCAGCGGGGCGCAGCCCCGGACCACGGCGGCCAGCTCGGTCAGACCCTCGTCGAGCAGCGGGTGCTCGACGCCGAGGGCGCGCACGCGGGCGACGAAGGAGTCGTCGGCGGTAGCGATCGCGGCCAGGGCCAGCGCCTGGTCGGCCTGCTCGGCGGAGGCGCCCGCCTCGCTCACCAGCAGCCGGCGGACCTCGTCGGCGTCCAGCTTGTCGAGCTTGTCGACGAGCCGCATCACCTCGTCGCTGTCGCTGATGCCGAGGCCGGCGTAGAAGCCCTGGATCAGCTTGCGGTTGTTGACCTGCACCCGGAAGGGCGGCAGCACCTCGAGGTGCGTCAGCGCCTCGACCATGACCCGCGCGACCTCGACGTCGTGGTGGGTCGGCAGGGTGTCGCGGCCGATGATGTCGATGTCGGCCTGGGTGAACTCGCGGTAGCGACCCTCCTGCGGCCGTTCCCCGCGCCACACCTTCTGGACCTGGAAGCGGCGGAAGGGGAACTCCAGCTTGCCGGCGTTCTCGAGCACGTAGCGCGCGAACGGGACGGTCAGGTCGAAGTGGAGGCCGATCCCCGAGTCGTTGCCCGAGTCGGCGTCCTGGAGGCGGCGCAGGACGTAGACCTCCTTGGAGGTGTCGCCCTTGCGCAGCAGCTGGTCCATCGGCTCGACGGCGCGGGTCTCGATCCCGGCGAAGCCGTGCAGCTCGAAGGTACGGCGCAGTGTGTCGAGCACGTGCTGCTCGACCACGCGCTGCTCGGGCAGCAGCTCGGGGAACCCGCTGAGCGGGGTGGGCTTCCTGGCCATCAGAGTCCCCGAGAGGGCGGCGGCGTGCTGGCGCCGGCGCCGCGCTGCAGCTCGAGCAGGAACGGGTTGGTGGCGCGCTCCTGGCCGATGCTGGTCTGCTCGCCGTGCCCGGGCAGGACGGCAATGTCGTCGGGCAGCGTCAGCACCTTGTCGGTCAGCGAGCGCAGCATCACGGCGTGGTCGCCGCCGGGCAGGTCGGTGCGACCGATGGATCCGGCGAAGAGCAGGTCGCCGGCGAACATGACCTGGCTTATCTCGCCGGGCGCTGCGTCGTACGGCGTGCGGAACGTGATGGAGCCGGGCGTGTGGCCCGGGGTGTGGTCGACGCTGAACGTCAGCCCCGCCAGCTCGAGGTCGGCGCCGTCACCGATCTCGGTGACCGCGTCGGGCTCGGCGAACTCGTACTTCCCGCCCAGCAGCATCCCGGCGGTCTCGGGCGACATGCCGGCCATCGGGTCGGACAGCAGGTGCCGGTCAGCCGGGTGGATGTACGCCGTCGCGTCGTAGCTGCCCGCGACCGGGGCGACGCACCACATGTGGTCGATGTGACCGTGGGTGACGAGCACCGCGACCGGCTTCAGCCCGTGCTCGCGCACGACCTCGTCCACCCCGGACGCGGCGTCCTTGCCGGGGTCGACGACGACGCACTCGGCGCCGGACCCGGTGGCCACGACGTAGCAGTTGGTCCCCCACGGTCCCGCGGGGAATCCGGCGATCAGCACGGTGGCGCTCCTGTCGCTGCGGGCGGGTTGACCCGGCGAAGCCTACCGAGGGCGGGGGTGCATCGAAGAATCGGTAACACCTGCTCCGCGGGCCGCTTCGGGCCAACGACTAGCATGACGTGGCAGCGTCAGCGAGGTCCTCGTCACCGTGCGGGTCCCCGCGGCGCACCGTGCGCACAACCGACACGCGCCGGCACGTCGTCGGCGCCGACACGAGGTGAACCTCCGTGAACCCCAGCCCGCCCCCGACGTCCCCCGAGCAGCCCGAGGCCCCGGCCGACGCGCCGTCCACGGCCCCGGCCGACGACCAGCCCGACACCCCGCCCGAGGCGGCCGTCGAGGTTTCGCAGGAAGCCTCCGAGGCCCCGGCCGCGCCGAGTGAGGGGGTCGACGTCCCCGAGGCCGCCGAGACGCCGGTCGCGACGACCGAGCCCGTCAAGGCGGTTGCGACGCCTGAGCCGGCTGCCGCGGAGGCGTCCGAACCCACCGAGACGCCGGAGCCAGTCGCGGCTGAGGCAGCCGAGCCCGCCGCTGCAGAGGCACCCGAGGCCGCAACCGGCGAAGCGCCTGCACCGGCCGCACCGACACCGGCTCCCGCACCCTCGGCGCGACCGGTCCCCCGGCCTCCCGGTCCGCGTCCCGGACCCCGGCCCGCGCCGCCGAAGCGATCCGCCGCCGCAGCCGCGCCCGTCGTACCGGCTCCCGCGGTGGAGCCCAGCGACGCCGCGACCTGGGGTCGGGTGGACGCCGACGGTGCCGTCTTCGTCAGGACCGGCGACGGTGAGCGGCAGGTCGGACAGTGGCCCGACGGCGACCCGGCGGAGGTCCTGGCGCTGTTCGCACGGAAGTACGACGCCCTGGCGTTCGAGGTGGGGCTGCTCGAGCAGCGGGTCAAGGCCGGGACGGCTTCGCCCGAGGACGCCGGTGCCGGGCTGAAGCAGATCCGTGCCGCGGTCGACGAGGCGCAGGTCGTGGGCGACATCGACGCTCTCGAGGCGCGCGTCGCGGCCCTGGAGGGGCTGATCAAGCAGCAGCGCGAGCGCAAGCGGGCCGAGCGGGCCGAGCGGGTCGCCGCCGCGCGGGTGCGCAAGGAGGAGCTGGTCTCCGAGGCCGAGACGCTGGCCGCCGGCGAGAACTGGCGCTCCGGGGCCGACCGGCTGCGGGCGCTGCTCGACGAGTGGAAGTCGCTGCCCCGGCTGGACAAGGCTGCCGACGACGCCCTGTGGCGACGGTTCTCCTCGGCACGCACGACGTACACGCGCCACCGCAAGGCCCACTTCGCCGAGCTGGACGAGAAGCGCGAGGGCGCCCGCGGCGTCAAGGAGCGTCTCGTCACCGAGGCGGAGAAGCTCTCCGGGTCGACCGAGTGGGGTCCGACGGCCGGCGCCTACCGCGAGCTGATGCGGCGCTGGAAGGCTGCCGGCCCGGCGCCGCGTGACGTCGAGGAGGACCTGTGGCGCCGCTTCCGCGGCGCGCAGGACACGTTCTTCGGCGCGCGCGACGCCGCCAGCGCCGCGACCGACGCGGAGTACGCCGCCAACGCCACCGTCAAGGAGGGCATCCTCGTCAAGGCCGAGGCGCTCGTCCCCGTGAAGGACCTGACGGCGACGAAGGCCGCCTTCCGCGACCTCGCGGACCAGTGGGACGCCGCCGGCAAGGTCCCGCGGGAGCGGATGAAGGACCTCGAGGGCCGGATGCGTGCGGTGGAGAAGGCGATCCGCGACGTCGAGGACCAGGCGTGGTCGCGGTCCAACCCCGAGGCGCGGGCCCGGGCCGCCGACACGGTGGCCCAGCTCGAGGCCTCGCTGGCCGATCTCGAGTCCAAGCGTGCGAAGGCGGAGGCGGCCGGCAACGACCGCAAGGCCGCCGAGCACGCTGCCGCCATCGAGGCCCGCTCCGCCTGGCTCGCCGAGGCTCAGCGCGCCCTCTCCGACTTCTCCTGACCCCGCCCCTCGACCGGTCGAGGGGCGGGGCGTGTGTGCGCGAAACGTCGCCCGTGTACGCGCGAAATGTCGGCTGTGTACGCTCGAAGCGTCGGCTGTGCACGTACGAGAGGTCGCTCACGCGCAGCTTAGTGATCTCCGGCGCGGCCACGCTGCGTCGCATTCCCGGCCGGAGGTGCGCGAGCGACGCTTCGCGTGAACACACGTGACGCTTCGCGCGTACACACCTGACGCTTCGCGCGTACACACCTGACGCTTCGCGCGTACATGAGCGACGCTTCGCGCGTACATGAGCGACGCTTCGCGCGTACACGCGACGTTTCGCGCGGGGTGGAGGGGGAGGAGAGTTCTGCGGGGTCAGGAGGTGACGCGGTAGGCGTCGAAGACGCCCTCGACCTGGCGTACGGCGCGCAGGACGTGGCCGAGGTGCTTGGGGTCGCCCATCTCGAAGGTGAACCTGCTCTTGGCGATCCGGTCGCGGCCGGTGTTGAGCGAGGCGGCCAGGATGTTCACGTGGGTGTCCGACAGCGCCTTGGTGATGTCGGACAGCAGCCGCGCCCGGTCCAGCGCCTCGACCTGGATGTTGACCAGGAACATCGAGCGCTCGGTCGGGGCCCACTCGACCTCGACGATCCGCTCGGACTGCTGGCGCAGCGAGTCGGCGTTGGTGCAGTCGCGCCGGTGGACCGACACCCCGGCCTCGCGGGTCACGAAGCCCATGATGTCGTCGCCCGGCACCGGCGTGCAGCACTTGGCGAGCTTGACCCACACGTCCGCGTCGCCGCGCACGATGACGCCGGCGTCGCCCGGTGAGGGCCGGCGGCCAGCCCGCCGCCCGGTGATCTGGACGGCCTCGGCGAGGTCCTCGGTCGCCCCGTCCTCGCCGCCGAACAGGTCCATCACCCGGCGTACGACGGTCTGCGCGCCCAGGTGCCCCTCGCCGACGGAGGCGTAGAGGGCGGAGACGTCCGCCAACCGCATCTCGGCGGCCACCGTCGTCAGCGTCTCGTGGGTCATCACCCGCTTGAGGGGCAGGCCCTCCTTGCGCATGAGCCGGGCGATCTGGTCCTTGCCCTTCTCGACCGCCTCCTCGCGCCGCTCCTTGGTGAACCACTGGCGGATCTTGGTGCGGGCGCGCTGCGAGCGGACGAACGTCAGCCAGTCACGGCTCGGCCCGGCCGACTGCGCCTTGGAGGTGAACACCTCCACGACGTCGCCGTTGTCGAGCGTCGACTCCAGCGGCACCAGCCGGCCGTTGACCCGGGCGCCGATGGTGCGGTGACCGACCTCGGTGTGGATGGCGTAGGCGAAGTCGACCGGCGTCGCGCTGGCCGGCAGCGCGATCACGTCGCCGGCCGGGGTGAAGACGTAGACCTCGGAGGAGTTGATCTCGAAGCGCAGCGACTCCAGGAATTCGCCCGGGTCCTCGGTGTCCTGCTGCCAGTCGAGCAGCTGGCGCACCCAGGCCATCTCGGCGGTGCCGCCGTCGGCGGCCTTGCGGTCGGTGTCGACCCCGGCCCGCATGTTCTCCTTGTACTTCCAGTGCGCCGCGATGCCGTACTCCGCGCGGCGGTGCATGGCGTAGGTGCGGATCTGGAGCTCGACCGGCTTGCCCTCGAGCCCGATCACGGTCGTGTGCAGCGACTGGTACATGTTGAACTTCGGCATCGCCACGAAGTCCTTGAACCGTCCGGGGACCGGGTTCCACCGGGAGTGGATCGCCCCCAGCGCGGCGTAGCAGTCGCGGTCGTCCTCGACCAGGATCCGGATGCCGATCAGGTCGTAGATGTCGGAGAACTCGCGGCCCCGCACGATCATCTTCTGGTAGATCGAGTAGTAGTGCTTGGGCCGGCCGCGGACGGTCGCCTTGATCCGCGACGACGCCAGGTCGCGCTCGACCTGTGCGATCACGCGCGCCAGGTAGTTGTCGCGCGAGGGGGCCCGCTCGGCCACCAGCCGCACGATCTCGTCGTACATCTTGGGGTGCAGGGTGCCGAAGGCGAGGTCCTCCAGCTCCCACTTGAGCGTGTTCATGCCGAGCCGGTGGGCCAGCGGCGCGAAGATCTCGAGGGTCTCGCGGGCCTTGCGCTCCTGCGTCGACTGCTTGAGGTAGCGCAGCGTGCGCATGTTGTGGAGCCGGTCGGCGAGCTTGATGACCAGCACCCGGATGTCGCGACTCATCGCCACGATCATCTTGCGGATGGTCTCGGCCTCGGCGCTCTCGCCGTACTTCACCTTGTCGAGCTTGGTGACGCCGTCGACGAGCAGCGCCACCTCCTCGCCGAACTCGCGCGCCACGTCGCCGAGCGTGTACGGCGTGTCCTCGACCGTGTCGTGGAGCAGCGCCGCCACCAGCGTCGGCTCGGTCATGCCGAGCTCGGCCAGGATCGTCGTCACGGCCAGCGGGTGGGTGATGTAGGGCTCGCCGCTCTTGCGCTTCTGAGTGGAGTGCAGGCGCTGCGCCGTGAGGTAGGCCCGCTCCAGCAGCGCCAGGTCTGCCTTGGGGTGGTTGGCCTTGACGACCCGGAACAACGGCTCGAGGACCGGGTTGGTGGCCTGGCCCTTGGTGCCGATGCGCGCCAGGCGGGCCCGCATGCCGCCGGCGCCGGTGACGGGTCCGCCGGAGGCGGCCGCCTCGCCCGACGGGCGCTCAGCGGCCGGTGCCGGCGCGACCGACGACGACGGTCCGGTCGACGCACCGGTCGGAGCGGACGTGGACGCCGGGACCTGGTCGGTCGCGGGCGTGACGACGTCAGCGGTGTCGGTGGACACCGGTGCTGCTGACCCGTCGTCCGGCACGCGTCACTCCCCTCGGCGGTGGTGCCGCCAGTCTATGCGCGCCGGGTTCAGACGGTGTGGAGCGCCGTCAGCGGGGCACCGCCGAGCTGGTCGCGTCCGGGGAGGAACGACAGCTCCATGAGCACCGCGACACCGGCGACCTCGCCGCCGCACTGCTCCACCAGCGCCCGGGTGGCCGCCACCGTGCCCCCGGTGGCGAGCACGTCGTCGACGAGCAGCACCCGCTCGCCGGGCGCGATGGCGTCGCGGTGCACCTCGAGGACCTCCTCGCCGTACTCCAGGGAGTAGGACACCTCGTGGGTCTCACCGGGCAGCTTGCCGGCCTTGCGGACCGGCACGAAGCCGACGCCGAGCTCGAGCGCGACCGGGGCGGCGAAGATGAAGCCCCGCGCCTCCATGCCCACGACCTTGCTGACCGTCGTGGTGCCGTCGGCGTCCCGGCCGGCCGCAGCCAGGGCGAGCACGACGGAGCGGAACCCCTCGTGGTCGGCCAGCAGGGGCGTGATGTCCTTGAAGACGATCCCGGGCTTGGGGAAGTCCGCGATGTCGCGGACCAGCCGCTCGACGTGCGCCGCGTGGTCGCTCACCCGCGACCTCGCCGGGAGCGCGGCTTGCGGGTGGGCTGCGGTCGTCCCGCGGCGGTCGAGCCGGACACCGGGCGAGCCGTGCCGGGTCGCTCCCCCGCCGAGACCCGTCCCGGGGCACCGGGGGCGACGGAGCGGTTGCCGCCCTCGCTCACCGGACGCGCCGGGGCCTGGTCGGACGGCACACCGCCGGCCGGCGACGGGTTGTCCGGGTCGTCGGCGAGCGGCATGTCCTCACGGAACGCCGGTACGGCGGCGTAGGGGTCGACCGGTCGGCGGCTGCGGTGGCTGCGCGCCCGCTGGTCACCCGCCTTCACACCGCGCTCCCGCTCCTTGAGCTGCACCAGCAACGGGGTCGCGATGAAGATCGAGGAGTAGGCACCGGCCGCCATGCCGACGAACAACGACAGCGCCAGGTCCTTCAGCGCCCCCGAGCCGAGGGTGAACACACCGACGTAGAGCAGCGCACCGACGGGCAGCAGCGCGACGATCGAGGTGTTGATCGAGCGGACCAGCGTCTGGTTGACGGCGAGGTTGGCCGCCTCGGCGTACGTCTGGTGGGTGCGCCCGAGGGCCTTGGTGTTCTCGCGCACCTTGTCGAACACGACGACGGTGTCGTAGAGCGAGAAACCGAGGATCGTCAGGATTCCGGTGACGGTCGCGGGGGTGACCTCGAAGCCCGAGAGCGCGTAGACGCCGACGGTGATGATCAGGTCGTGCGCGAGCGCCACGATGGCCGCGACCGACATCTTCCACTCGCGGAAATAGCCCCAGATCAGCAGCACCACGAGGACCAGGAAGACCACCAGGCCGGTGAGGGCGCGGTCGGCCACCTGCTGACCCCACGAGGGCCCGATCTGCGAGGAGCTGAGGTCCTCCACGCCGTCGACGGCCCGGATGGCCTCGTCGACGGTGGTGGACTCGTCGGTGCTCAGCGGCTCGGTCTGCACCCGGATGAGGTCACCGTTGCTGCCGGAGGTGTTGACGATCGGGGCCGAGGCGTTGTCGATCTCGGTGTCGCGCACGGCCTGGTTGATCGCGGTGACGGCGTCGTCGTCGGCCTCGCCCGCGGCGAAGGAGACGCGGTACTCCACGCCGCCCTCGAACTCGATGCCGAGGTTCAGCTGCTTGCCGACGAGGCCGAACATCGCGACGAGCACGATGACGAGCGAGATGCCGTACCAGAGCCACTTGCGGCCGACGAAGTCGATCGAGACGCGGCCGTCGTACAGCGACTGGCCGAGGCGTGCGAGGCGGCTCATCGGGCACCCACTCCGTGGACGGGGCGGGCGCCGATCCGCTCGATCCCGGCCTGCTCGGCCGAGAAGCCGGACATCTTGTGACCGGTCGAGAAGAAGCGGAAGCGGGCCAGCCAGGTGGTCATGGGCTTGGTGAAGAGGAAGAACACCACGAGGTCGATGAGCGTGCTGATGCCCAGCGCGAACGCGAAGCCCTTCACCACGCCGATGGCGAAGATGTAGAGGACGACGGCCGCGAGGAGCGACACCGCGTCGGCGGCGACACAGGTGGCGCGGGCACGGACCCAGCCGGCCTCCACTGCCACGCGCACGGACTTGCCGTCACGCATCTCGTCACGTATTCGCTCGAAGTAGACGATGAACGAGTCCGCGGTGATACCCACCGCCACGATCAGTCCGGCGATGCCGGGCAGCGTCAGCGTGAAGCCCGCGGTCTCGGACAGGAAGATCACCGCCGCGTAGGTCAGCGCAGCGGCCACCGCCAGCGAGGCGACGACCACGATGCCGAGGCCGCGGTAGTAGACCATGCAGTAGATCAGCACCAGGGCCAGGCCGATGCCGCCCGCGAGCAGGCCCGCGGAGAGCTGGTCCTGGGCCAGGGTCGGCCCCTCCTCGGAGACGACGGAGTCCTCGAACTCCAGCGGCAGCGCGCCGTACTTCAGGCTGTTGGCCAGCGACTGCGCCGACGCCTGGTTGAAGTCGCCGCTGATCTGCGCGTTGCCGTCGACGATCGCGCTGGTGACACCGGGGGCGCTGAGCACCTCGCCGTCGAGCACGATCGCGAAGCGGTCGTCGGTGCCGACCAGGGCCCGGGTGACGTCGGCGAAGGTGTCGGTGGCGGTGCCGTCGAAGTCGAGGTTGACGACGTACTGCACGTCGTTGGGCGGGATACCGGAGCTGGCGTCGCTCAGCTGGGTGCCCTCGATGACGGCCGGGGTCAGGAGGTACTTCACCTGGCCCGCCTCGTCGCAGGCGATGAGCGGCTTGTTCGGGTTGTCCGGCAGCTCCTCGTCGCAGGTGGCCTGCTGGAACTGCTGCAGCGACTCGGCGTCGGGCGAGCGGATCCAGGCCAGCAGCTCCTCGAGGGAGGAGTCACCGTCGGGCACCGGGGCGGGCTCGGGGGCGGGCGGGGCCTGGGCGCCGTCGCCGGCTCCCCCGCCGGTCGCGTCGCCGGTGCCGTCGCCCGCACCGCCACCGGCGGAGTTGCCGCCGCCGTCGTTGCTGCCGGCTCCGTCGTTGCTGCCGGCTCCGTCGTTGCTGCCGGCTCCGTCGTTGGTGCCGCTCAGGCTTGCCAGGCCGCGCGACAGCGCGCGGCCCGCGGGCGAGGACTCCTCGACGGGGCCTGCGGTCTCGTCGGGCGCGACCGTGTCGTCCTGCCCGCCGCCGTTGCCACCGCCGCCGTTGCCGCCGTTGCCACCACCGCCGCCGGTGCTCTCGGAGGGCGACGGGGAGGGGGCAGGCTCGGCCGGCGGGGCCACCGGGGCCGCCGCACCGACGAGCCGGAAGCGCAGCTGGGCGGTCTGCTGGACCGTGTCGAC
This DNA window, taken from Nocardioides sp. HDW12B, encodes the following:
- the secF gene encoding protein translocase subunit SecF, with the translated sequence MSRLARLGQSLYDGRVSIDFVGRKWLWYGISLVIVLVAMFGLVGKQLNLGIEFEGGVEYRVSFAAGEADDDAVTAINQAVRDTEIDNASAPIVNTSGSNGDLIRVQTEPLSTDESTTVDEAIRAVDGVEDLSSSQIGPSWGQQVADRALTGLVVFLVLVVLLIWGYFREWKMSVAAIVALAHDLIITVGVYALSGFEVTPATVTGILTILGFSLYDTVVVFDKVRENTKALGRTHQTYAEAANLAVNQTLVRSINTSIVALLPVGALLYVGVFTLGSGALKDLALSLFVGMAAGAYSSIFIATPLLVQLKERERGVKAGDQRARSHRSRRPVDPYAAVPAFREDMPLADDPDNPSPAGGVPSDQAPARPVSEGGNRSVAPGAPGRVSAGERPGTARPVSGSTAAGRPQPTRKPRSRRGRG
- the secD gene encoding protein translocase subunit SecD, with product MANNASRPGRTLIVFALVVVAMYGGLALNGVWAPKLGLDLQGGTRITLSASTSTGEAITPEKLEEAATIIDSRVNGQGVAESEVATQGGDTIIVEIPGQNRKDLVDTVQQTAQLRFRLVGAAAPVAPPAEPAPSPSPSESTGGGGGNGGNGGGGNGGGQDDTVAPDETAGPVEESSPAGRALSRGLASLSGTNDGAGSNDGAGSNDGAGSNDGGGNSAGGGAGDGTGDATGGGAGDGAQAPPAPEPAPVPDGDSSLEELLAWIRSPDAESLQQFQQATCDEELPDNPNKPLIACDEAGQVKYLLTPAVIEGTQLSDASSGIPPNDVQYVVNLDFDGTATDTFADVTRALVGTDDRFAIVLDGEVLSAPGVTSAIVDGNAQISGDFNQASAQSLANSLKYGALPLEFEDSVVSEEGPTLAQDQLSAGLLAGGIGLALVLIYCMVYYRGLGIVVVASLAVAAALTYAAVIFLSETAGFTLTLPGIAGLIVAVGITADSFIVYFERIRDEMRDGKSVRVAVEAGWVRARATCVAADAVSLLAAVVLYIFAIGVVKGFAFALGISTLIDLVVFFLFTKPMTTWLARFRFFSTGHKMSGFSAEQAGIERIGARPVHGVGAR